A window from Synechococcus sp. RSCCF101 encodes these proteins:
- the purL gene encoding phosphoribosylformylglycinamidine synthase subunit PurL has product MSQEPAFVLADALRQEGLSEADHAEIVRRLGRPPNRAELGMFGVMWSEHCCYRNSRPLLRGFPTEGPRILVGPGENAGVVDLGEGQRLAFKIESHNHPSAVEPFQGAATGVGGILRDIFTMGARPIALLNSLRFGALEDPRTVGLVEGVVAGIAHYGNCVGVPTVGGEVGFDPAYAGNPLVNAMALGLMETESIVRSGAVGIGNPVVYVGSTTGRDGMGGASFASAELSEASLDDRPAVQVGDPFLEKGLIEACLEAFASGDVLAAQDMGAAGLTCSCSEMAANGGVGIELDLDRVPARERGMSAYEFLLSESQERMLFVVAAGREEALMARFRRWGLQAAVVGRVLEEPIVRVLQGGSVAAEVPASALADDTPINSHTLLAEPPEEIRRHWLWSEDQLPPCSTHGLEVAASGDASTRSWDDLLLTLLDDPTVASKRWVWRQYDHQVQANTVIPPGGADAAVVRLRPQCGPGSSEPSRRGVAATVDCPNRWVALDPERGAMAAVAEAARNLSCCGAEPLAVTDNLNFPSPETPTGYWQLAMACRGLAEGCRCLETPVTGGNVSLYNETRQPDGSLLPIHPTPVVGMVGLVHDLERLVGLAWRTPGDRIWLLGVPLEAQEDDRVSLGGSSYLSAVHGRVTGRPPRPDLDLERSVQTLVRRAAAGGLLASAHDCSDGGLAVALAESCLGGGLGAGIDLASASGRIDRLLFAEGGARVLVSIPAAAEAAWQALLAAGDPDHAAPPACCIGSVSGERRLRLSLTGTALLDLDLDAMAERYEQALPRRMKA; this is encoded by the coding sequence GTGAGCCAGGAGCCCGCTTTCGTGCTTGCCGATGCCCTGCGCCAGGAGGGGCTCAGCGAGGCCGATCACGCGGAGATCGTCAGGCGGCTTGGCCGTCCTCCGAACCGGGCCGAGCTGGGCATGTTCGGCGTGATGTGGTCGGAGCACTGCTGCTACCGCAACTCGCGCCCCCTGCTGCGGGGCTTTCCGACGGAGGGACCCCGCATCCTGGTGGGCCCCGGCGAGAACGCCGGTGTGGTGGACCTCGGGGAAGGCCAGCGCCTGGCGTTCAAGATCGAGAGCCACAACCATCCCTCCGCCGTCGAGCCGTTTCAGGGCGCCGCCACCGGCGTCGGGGGCATCCTGCGGGACATCTTCACCATGGGGGCCCGTCCGATCGCCCTGCTGAACTCCCTCCGCTTCGGGGCCCTGGAGGATCCGCGCACCGTGGGCCTGGTGGAGGGGGTGGTGGCGGGCATCGCCCATTACGGCAACTGCGTCGGCGTGCCGACCGTCGGCGGTGAGGTGGGCTTCGACCCGGCCTATGCCGGCAACCCCCTGGTCAACGCCATGGCCCTGGGGCTGATGGAGACCGAGTCGATCGTCCGCTCCGGTGCCGTGGGCATCGGCAACCCGGTGGTGTACGTGGGCAGCACCACCGGTCGGGATGGGATGGGCGGAGCCAGCTTCGCCAGTGCCGAGCTCAGCGAGGCCTCCCTCGACGATCGTCCCGCCGTGCAGGTGGGGGATCCCTTCCTGGAGAAGGGCCTGATCGAGGCCTGCCTGGAGGCCTTCGCCAGCGGCGATGTGCTCGCCGCCCAGGACATGGGCGCCGCAGGGCTCACCTGCAGCTGCTCGGAGATGGCCGCCAACGGCGGTGTCGGCATCGAACTCGATCTGGACCGGGTGCCGGCCCGGGAGCGGGGCATGTCGGCCTACGAGTTTCTGCTCTCCGAATCGCAGGAGCGCATGCTCTTCGTGGTGGCCGCCGGCCGCGAGGAGGCGCTGATGGCCCGGTTCCGTCGCTGGGGCCTGCAGGCCGCCGTGGTGGGCCGGGTGCTGGAGGAGCCCATCGTGCGGGTGCTCCAGGGCGGGAGCGTGGCCGCCGAGGTGCCGGCCTCGGCCCTGGCCGATGACACGCCCATCAACAGCCACACCCTGCTGGCGGAACCGCCGGAGGAGATCCGTCGGCACTGGCTCTGGAGCGAGGATCAGCTGCCGCCCTGCTCGACCCACGGCCTGGAGGTCGCGGCCTCCGGCGACGCCAGCACCCGCAGCTGGGACGATCTGCTGCTGACCCTTCTGGATGACCCCACCGTGGCCAGCAAGCGCTGGGTCTGGCGTCAGTACGACCATCAGGTGCAGGCCAACACGGTCATCCCGCCGGGAGGAGCCGATGCCGCCGTGGTGCGGCTGCGGCCCCAGTGCGGCCCCGGGTCCTCCGAGCCCTCCCGCCGGGGTGTGGCCGCCACCGTGGACTGCCCCAACCGCTGGGTGGCCCTCGATCCCGAGCGGGGCGCCATGGCGGCGGTGGCGGAGGCGGCCCGCAATCTCAGCTGCTGCGGCGCCGAGCCTCTGGCCGTGACCGACAACCTCAACTTCCCCTCACCGGAGACCCCGACCGGCTACTGGCAGCTCGCCATGGCCTGCCGAGGGCTGGCGGAGGGCTGCCGCTGCCTGGAGACGCCCGTCACCGGTGGCAACGTCTCACTCTACAACGAGACCCGCCAGCCTGATGGCAGCCTGCTGCCGATCCATCCAACGCCGGTGGTGGGGATGGTGGGACTGGTCCACGATCTGGAGCGTCTCGTTGGCCTGGCCTGGCGCACGCCCGGCGATCGGATCTGGCTGCTGGGGGTGCCGCTGGAGGCCCAGGAGGACGACCGGGTCTCCCTTGGCGGCAGCAGTTACCTCAGTGCGGTGCACGGCCGGGTGACCGGCCGGCCGCCCCGGCCCGACCTGGATCTGGAGCGCAGCGTGCAGACTCTCGTGCGACGTGCCGCGGCCGGCGGCCTGCTCGCGTCCGCCCATGACTGCAGTGACGGCGGGCTGGCCGTGGCCCTGGCGGAAAGCTGCCTCGGCGGTGGCCTCGGAGCCGGGATCGACCTTGCCAGCGCCTCCGGCCGCATCGATCGGCTGCTGTTCGCCGAGGGGGGTGCCCGCGTTCTGGTCAGCATTCCGGCTGCTGCGGAGGCGGCCTGGCAGGCCCTTCTGGCCGCCGGTGATCCGGATCATGCCGCGCCACCGGCCTGCTGCATCGGCTCGGTCAGCGGCGAGCGCCGCCTGCGGCTGAGCCTGACCGGTACGGCGCTGCTGGATCTCGATCTCGATGCCATGGCCGAGCGTTATGAGCAGGCTCTGCCCCGCCGCATGAAGGCGTGA
- a CDS encoding RNA methyltransferase: protein MKAPESLLLSDLLLRRVRCEEGLDRGQGCIAWMHPPVHRLLGWATRPSQFGQQRWVWRLNQLRGLTTQEAFVRGEGAGTDNETLERLPTLLLAPVMDAGGEVIGTIADCSVRLSDGAIIDYLVSRSDPRVPGSSRWRLDPRRITDQQPGRVTTALQGLDDLPLVRASVREELMRRSRRWRDQFDDRTGNLRDQVQEFGQRAGSRLEGWLEDDDGWDGPDAPAREPPPARDVWDEWEEDDPRDRPDPRDRPDPWL, encoded by the coding sequence GTGAAGGCGCCCGAGAGCCTGCTGCTCAGCGATCTCCTGCTGCGGCGTGTGCGCTGCGAGGAGGGGCTGGACCGGGGTCAGGGCTGCATCGCCTGGATGCATCCGCCCGTGCACCGGTTGCTCGGCTGGGCCACCCGCCCGTCCCAGTTCGGCCAGCAGCGCTGGGTCTGGCGGCTGAACCAGCTGCGTGGGCTCACCACCCAGGAGGCCTTCGTGCGGGGCGAGGGCGCCGGCACGGACAACGAGACGCTCGAGCGCCTGCCCACGCTGCTGCTGGCCCCGGTGATGGATGCCGGTGGCGAGGTGATCGGCACCATCGCCGACTGCAGCGTGCGGCTGTCCGATGGAGCGATCATCGATTACCTCGTCAGCCGCAGCGATCCCCGCGTCCCCGGCAGCAGCCGCTGGCGCCTCGACCCCCGACGCATCACCGACCAGCAGCCCGGCCGGGTGACCACGGCGCTGCAGGGTCTTGATGACCTGCCCCTGGTGCGGGCCAGCGTGCGGGAGGAGCTGATGCGACGCTCGCGGCGCTGGCGCGATCAGTTCGACGACCGCACCGGCAACCTGCGGGATCAGGTTCAGGAGTTCGGCCAGCGGGCCGGCAGCCGGCTGGAGGGCTGGCTGGAGGACGACGACGGCTGGGACGGACCGGATGCTCCCGCCCGGGAGCCGCCCCCGGCCCGGGATGTCTGGGATGAGTGGGAGGAGGATGACCCCAGGGACCGTCCCGATCCGCGGGATCGCCCCGATCCCTGGCTCTGA
- the dnaN gene encoding DNA polymerase III subunit beta, translating into MKLVCSQIELNGSLQLVGRAVASRPTHPVLANVLLTADAGTGRLSLTGFDLSLGIQTSLPASVESSGAVTVPARLFSDIVARLPGDSPITLTASEDGESVELTSLTGSYQMRGMPADDFPDLPLVQSGVPIRLSAEALIGGLRSTLFASSGDEAKQLLTGVHLSLTERSMEAAATDGHRLAVQTIPDAVAEPATADEPFELTVPSRSLREVERLLSGQPPEDGVSLFSERGQVVFLWADRVVTSRSLDGSYPQYRQLIPASFNRRIFVDRKALQAALERVAVLADQHNNVVRLSSDPAAGVLRVGADAQDVGSGAESLAARIEGEPLEIAFNVRYLLEGLKALTDERVVLQCNTATTPAVLSAEADKPRFTYLVMPVQIRT; encoded by the coding sequence ATGAAGCTGGTCTGTTCCCAGATCGAACTGAACGGCAGCCTGCAACTGGTGGGACGGGCTGTCGCCTCGCGCCCCACCCACCCGGTGCTGGCCAACGTGCTGCTCACCGCCGATGCCGGCACCGGCCGCCTCAGCCTGACCGGCTTCGATCTGAGCCTCGGGATTCAGACCTCTCTGCCCGCCAGTGTCGAGAGCAGCGGAGCGGTGACGGTCCCCGCACGACTCTTCTCCGACATCGTCGCCCGGCTGCCCGGGGACAGCCCGATCACCCTCACCGCCTCCGAGGACGGCGAATCGGTGGAGCTCACCTCCCTCACCGGCTCTTACCAGATGCGGGGCATGCCCGCCGACGACTTCCCGGACCTGCCTCTGGTGCAATCGGGGGTGCCGATCCGACTCTCCGCCGAGGCCCTGATCGGCGGCCTGCGCAGCACCCTCTTCGCCAGCAGCGGCGATGAGGCCAAGCAGTTGCTCACCGGCGTGCACCTGAGCCTCACGGAGCGATCGATGGAGGCGGCCGCCACCGACGGTCACCGCCTGGCGGTCCAGACCATTCCGGATGCCGTGGCGGAACCCGCCACGGCCGACGAGCCCTTCGAGCTGACGGTGCCGAGCCGGTCCCTGCGTGAGGTGGAGCGCCTGCTCTCCGGCCAGCCGCCCGAGGACGGCGTGAGCCTCTTCTCCGAGCGGGGTCAGGTGGTCTTTCTCTGGGCCGACCGCGTCGTCACCAGCCGCAGCCTGGATGGGAGCTACCCCCAGTACCGGCAGCTGATTCCGGCCTCGTTCAACCGGCGCATCTTCGTGGACCGCAAGGCCCTGCAGGCGGCTCTGGAACGGGTGGCCGTTCTGGCTGATCAGCACAACAATGTGGTGCGCCTCTCCAGCGATCCGGCCGCCGGGGTGCTCCGCGTCGGTGCCGATGCGCAGGACGTGGGCAGTGGCGCCGAATCCCTGGCGGCCCGCATCGAAGGCGAGCCGCTCGAGATCGCCTTCAACGTCCGCTATCTGCTCGAGGGACTCAAGGCCCTGACCGATGAGCGGGTGGTGCTGCAGTGCAACACCGCCACCACCCCCGCCGTGCTCAGCGCTGAAGCTGACAAACCCCGGTTCACCTACCTGGTGATGCCGGTCCAGATCCGCACGTGA
- the thrC gene encoding threonine synthase codes for MSPLLRQWGRAAAPSPADWPGLIEAYRSWLPVSEATPVITLREGATPLIPAPAVAARIGRGVTVHLKYDGLNPTGSFKDRGMTMAISKAKEAGCEAVICASTGNTSAAAAAYARRGGLRAFVLIPDGYVAQGKLAQALVYGAEVLAIRGNFDRALSIVQEMAASYPVTLVNSVNPYRLQGQKTAAFEVVDALGRAPDWLCIPMGNAGNISAYWMGFQEYARAGRCSSLPRMMGFQASGSAPLVQGSTVEHPETIATAIRIGNPVNREKALAARAESGGAFLDVTDEEIIAAYKLLGGEEGVFCEPASAASVAGLLKRAEEVPSGATVVCVLTGNGLKDPDCAIANNDAAFHTDLEPTLPVVAGVMGF; via the coding sequence TTGTCCCCGCTTCTTCGGCAATGGGGGAGGGCCGCTGCTCCGTCCCCAGCCGACTGGCCCGGTCTGATCGAGGCCTACCGCTCCTGGCTTCCGGTGAGCGAAGCCACTCCCGTGATCACGCTGCGGGAGGGAGCCACCCCCCTGATCCCCGCTCCGGCCGTGGCCGCGCGCATCGGCCGTGGCGTGACGGTGCACCTGAAATACGACGGCCTCAATCCCACGGGCTCCTTCAAGGACCGTGGCATGACCATGGCCATCAGCAAGGCCAAGGAGGCCGGCTGCGAGGCGGTGATCTGCGCCAGCACCGGCAACACCTCGGCCGCGGCCGCGGCCTACGCCCGCCGTGGCGGTCTGAGGGCGTTCGTGCTGATTCCCGATGGCTATGTGGCCCAGGGCAAGCTGGCCCAGGCGCTGGTCTACGGAGCCGAGGTGCTGGCCATCCGCGGCAACTTCGATCGCGCCCTCAGCATCGTCCAGGAGATGGCGGCCAGCTATCCGGTCACCCTGGTCAACTCGGTCAATCCCTACCGGCTTCAGGGCCAGAAGACCGCCGCTTTCGAGGTGGTGGATGCCCTGGGACGGGCGCCGGACTGGCTCTGCATCCCGATGGGCAACGCAGGCAACATCAGCGCCTACTGGATGGGTTTCCAGGAATACGCGCGGGCCGGCCGCTGTTCCAGCCTGCCCAGGATGATGGGCTTCCAGGCCAGTGGTTCCGCCCCCCTGGTGCAGGGCAGCACGGTGGAGCATCCGGAGACGATCGCCACAGCAATCCGGATCGGCAACCCGGTGAACCGGGAGAAGGCGCTGGCGGCGCGGGCCGAGAGCGGTGGCGCCTTTCTCGACGTGACCGATGAGGAGATCATCGCGGCCTACAAGCTGCTGGGCGGCGAAGAGGGTGTGTTCTGCGAACCGGCCAGTGCCGCCTCCGTTGCGGGTCTGCTGAAGCGGGCCGAGGAGGTGCCATCCGGCGCCACGGTCGTGTGTGTGCTCACGGGCAACGGGCTCAAGGACCCCGACTGCGCCATCGCCAACAACGACGCGGCCTTCCACACCGACCTGGAACCGACCCTGCCGGTGGTGGCCGGCGTGATGGGCTTCTGA
- a CDS encoding alpha/beta hydrolase encodes MSESTVPTSRARRAVAAPLLAMLLGLSLSQALPSRAAERVAFVSGAFRRSIPVADLEHLAETGQARGLLADVLRFSNQDPETVSGLLNQGISLPLVLTSRLMNTRIGTAIIERVAQIVYPLNSPRSGVPAFRAAVILGLDNGEGRLTPVGWLKAYPTDDMEVNIPALMGVIRKASSIAELVRFFSESPLDGLRGGIESPDSSSGTDAGPGPDAASDPEGSAP; translated from the coding sequence GTGAGCGAGAGCACCGTGCCCACATCACGCGCCCGCCGCGCTGTCGCCGCTCCTCTTCTGGCGATGCTTCTGGGTCTGAGCCTGAGCCAGGCACTGCCCAGCCGTGCCGCGGAACGGGTGGCCTTCGTCAGTGGCGCCTTCCGCCGCTCCATCCCCGTGGCGGATCTCGAGCACCTGGCCGAGACCGGCCAGGCACGGGGCCTGCTCGCGGACGTGCTGCGCTTCAGCAATCAGGACCCCGAGACCGTCTCCGGCCTGCTCAATCAGGGCATCAGCCTCCCCCTGGTGCTCACCAGTCGGCTGATGAACACACGCATCGGCACCGCCATCATCGAGCGGGTCGCCCAGATCGTGTATCCACTCAACAGTCCGCGGTCCGGTGTTCCGGCCTTCCGGGCCGCAGTGATCCTCGGCCTGGACAACGGGGAGGGCCGGCTGACGCCGGTGGGATGGCTCAAGGCCTACCCCACCGACGACATGGAGGTGAACATCCCGGCACTGATGGGCGTGATCCGCAAGGCCAGCTCGATCGCTGAACTGGTGCGGTTCTTCAGTGAATCGCCCCTCGACGGTCTGCGGGGTGGGATCGAGTCGCCGGACTCCAGCTCCGGGACCGATGCCGGCCCCGGCCCTGATGCCGCCTCGGATCCGGAGGGCAGCGCACCCTAG